From one Salvelinus sp. IW2-2015 linkage group LG11, ASM291031v2, whole genome shotgun sequence genomic stretch:
- the hmces gene encoding abasic site processing protein HMCES → MCGRTACTLAADEVSRASQYRDRGGQRRQPRWKDGDSDKYRPSYNKSPQSLSPVLLSQRHFVKNAPVDECVLAVMRWGLVPAWFRENDPNKMQYSTNNCRSESLLEKKSYKDPMLKGQRCVILADGFYEWRRQEKDKQPFFIYFPQTQGPVHVKTEDQEDPQTCSSEEGSVDQKEEDKGDHEWRGWRLLTIAGLFDCWTPPSGGDPLYTYTVITVDASPNLQGIHDRMPAILDGEEEVRRWLDFGEVKSLDALKLLQSKNTLTFHPVSSFVNNSRNNSPECLQPVDPQAKEPKPSASSKMMMGWLKSSTHPKRKESDTGEVKQEGHTRETRPEKQLKTAGPLQQWLQGANKKPRTN, encoded by the exons ATGTGCGGGAGGACTGCATGCACCCTGGCGGCAGATGAAGTCAGCCGCGCCTCCCAGTACAGAGACCGAGGAGGGCAGCGTCGACAGCCAAGGTGGAAAGACGGAGATTCTGATAAGTACCGACCTTCCTACAACAAGAGCCCCCAGTCTTTGAGCCCAGTCTTGTTGTCCCAAAGACATTTTGTTAAG AATGCCCCAGTGGATGAATGTGTGCTGGCAGTGATGCGTTGGGGCCTGGTGCCTGCCTGGTTCAGGGAGAATGACCCAAACAAGATGCAGTATAGCACCAACAACTGTCGCAGTGAGAGCCTGCTAGAGAAGAAGTCCTACAAG GATCCGATGTTGAAAGGACAGCGCTGTGTCATCCTGGCTGATGGCTTTTATGAATGGAGGAGGCAGGAGAAAGACAAGCAGCCCTTCTTCATTTATTTCCCCCAGACTCAAGGACCTGTTCATGTGAAAACAGAGGACCAGGAGGATCCACAGACATGCAGTTCTGAGGAAGGCTCTGTAGACCAGAAAGAG GAGGACAAAGGAGACCACGAGTGGAGAGGATGGCGGTTGCTGACCATTGCAGGACTGTTTGACTGCTGGACTCCCCCTAGTGGTGGAGATCCCCTCTACACCTACACTGTGATCACTGTGGATGCATCCCCTAATCTTCAAGGCATTCATGACCG GATGCCAGCGATTCtcgatggagaggaggaggtcaGAAGATGGCTGGATTTTGGTGAGGTCAAGTCATTAGATGCCCTTAAATTGCTTCAGTCCAAAAATACACTGACCTTTCACCCTGTCTCCTCATTTGTCAACAACTCTCGAAACAACTCCCCTGAGTGCCTGCAGCCAGTGGATCCTCAAGCTAAG GAGCCCAAGCCTTCAGCCAGCAGTAAGATGATGATGGGCTGGCTGAAGAGCAGCACGCACCCCAAGAGGAAAGAGTCAGACACTGGGGAAGTCAAACAGGAGGGGCACACAAGAGAGACCAGGCCTGAGAAGCAGCTGAAGACTGCAGGGCCTCTCCAACAGTGGCTGCAGGGAGCCAATAAGAAACCCAGGACCAACTGA
- the LOC111969921 gene encoding ras-related protein rab7 isoform X2, whose protein sequence is MTSRKKVLLKVIILGDSGVGKTSLMKQYVNKKFSNQYKATIGADFLTKEVMVDDRLVTMQIWDTAGQERFQSLGVAFYRGADCCVLVFDVTAPNTFKTLDSWRDEFLIQASPRDPENFPFVVLGNKIDLENRQVTTKRAQAWCQSKNNIPYFETSAKEAINVEQAFQTIARNALKQETEVELYNEFPEPIKLDRNERSKPSAEACSC, encoded by the exons ATGACGTCTAGGAAGAAAGTACTACTTAAAGTAATCATTCTGGGAGACTCTGG AGTTGGGAAGACTTCCCTGATGAARCAGTATGTGAATAAGAAGTTCAGTAACCAGTACAAAGCCAcaattggagctgatttcctgacWAAAGAAGTGATGGTGGACGACAGGCTTGTCACCATGCAG ATCTGGGACACAGCGGGGCAGGAGAGGTTCCAGTCTCTGGGTGTGGCGTTCTACCGCGGGGCAGACTGTTGCGTGCTGGTGTTTGACGTGACCGCCCCCAACACCTTCAAGACCCTAGACAGCTGGAGGGACGAGTTCCTCATACAGGCCAGCCCCCGAGACCCCGAGAACTTCCCCTTCGTGGTGCTAGGCAACAAGATTGACCTGGAGAACAGACAG GTGACGACTAAACGAGCACAGGCCTGGTGTCAGAGCAAGAACAACATCCCCTACTTCGAGACCAGCGCAAAGGAGGCCATCAACGTTGAACAGGCTTTCCAGACTATTGCACGCAATGCTCTTAAACAG GAGACAGAGGTGGAGTTGTACAATGAGTTCCCTGAACCGATAAAGCTGGACAGGAACGAACGTTCCAAGCCATCAGCGGAGGCCTGCAGCTGCTGA
- the LOC111969921 gene encoding ras-related protein Rab-7a isoform X1 encodes MAQRRVIVFAVLAYYNIACIIEHKQHCFLTPGTGATGSMLYRLCACVYRLLLYCVYHDNNEDDRMKVMLAMLHGQSTILIECAFYFPSCGTMTSRKKVLLKVIILGDSGVGKTSLMKQYVNKKFSNQYKATIGADFLTKEVMVDDRLVTMQIWDTAGQERFQSLGVAFYRGADCCVLVFDVTAPNTFKTLDSWRDEFLIQASPRDPENFPFVVLGNKIDLENRQVDPDVAFETRAXDSK; translated from the exons ATGGCACAAAGACGTGTTATAGTATTTGCAGTACTTGCCTATTATAATATTGCCTGCATCATAGAGCATAAACAGCATTGCTTTTTAACCCCGGGGACAGGGGCGACAGGCAGCATGCTTTATAGACTGTGTGCCTGTGTTTATAGGCTGCTTTTATACTGTGTTTATCATGATAACAATGAGGATGACCGTATGAAGGTAATGTTAGCCATGCTACATGGTCAGTCCACCATTCTAATTGAGTGCGCCTTCTATTTTCCCAGCTGTGGCACAATGACGTCTAGGAAGAAAGTACTACTTAAAGTAATCATTCTGGGAGACTCTGG AGTTGGGAAGACTTCCCTGATGAARCAGTATGTGAATAAGAAGTTCAGTAACCAGTACAAAGCCAcaattggagctgatttcctgacWAAAGAAGTGATGGTGGACGACAGGCTTGTCACCATGCAG ATCTGGGACACAGCGGGGCAGGAGAGGTTCCAGTCTCTGGGTGTGGCGTTCTACCGCGGGGCAGACTGTTGCGTGCTGGTGTTTGACGTGACCGCCCCCAACACCTTCAAGACCCTAGACAGCTGGAGGGACGAGTTCCTCATACAGGCCAGCCCCCGAGACCCCGAGAACTTCCCCTTCGTGGTGCTAGGCAACAAGATTGACCTGGAGAACAGACAGGTGGATCCAGATGTAGCGTTTGAGACCAGAGCATRTGACAGTAAGTAG
- the LOC111969922 gene encoding LOW QUALITY PROTEIN: dolichyl-diphosphooligosaccharide--protein glycosyltransferase subunit 1 (The sequence of the model RefSeq protein was modified relative to this genomic sequence to represent the inferred CDS: substituted 1 base at 1 genomic stop codon), translating to MARNISFFAAPTYLLLITVLCYRVAADGLVNEEVKRTVDLSTQLAKITAEILLSNQGDSAVHNFILAVEPDLAXHLAYVGASVKGDEEEDAMLELKQTTIQGQSGEFYKVQLPSSLGVGAKLRVKVETVLSHILRPFPTHITQAERQLVVFQGNHYLYSPYPTRSQTTRVRLASKTVESYTKLGNPSKSDEAIEYGPFRDVAPFSEDAMKVHYENNTPFLTISSITRIIEVSHWGNIAVEETIDMRHTGAFLKGPFSRYDYQRQSDSGISSVKSFKTILPASAQDVYYRDEIGNISTSHLQILEESVEVEVRPRFPLFGGWKTHYIIGYNLPSYEYLYTLGDQYALKMRLVDHVYDDQVIDSLTVKLIXPEGARNIHVETPYPIDRIPDQLHYTYLDTFGRPVLVASKNNLVEQHIQDVVVHYTFNKILMLQEPLLVVGAFXILFFTVIIYVRLDFSITKDPAAEVRMKVASITEQVLTLVNKRLGLYRHMDEVVNRYKQSRDTGALNSGRKTLEADHRTLTNDISSLQARLKTEGSDLADKVGEVQKLDGQVKDLVGRSCQEAERLVAGKVKKEAYIDKEKTLASKRLELVTRIDSLLDTL from the exons ATGGCGCGAAACATCTCCTTCTTCGCCGCCCCCACTTATCTGCTCCTTATCACTGTACTGTGTTATCGAGTGGCTGCCGACGGGCTGGTGAACGAGGAGGTGAAACGAACGGTGGACCTGAGCACGCARCTTGCTAAGATAACAGCAGAGATTCTTCTGTCAAACCAGGGAGACTCGGCGGTACATAACTTTATCTTGGCGGTAGAGCCCGACCTGGCCKACCACCTCGCGTACGTCGGTGCATCG GTGAAgggtgatgaagaggaggatgccATGCTTGAGCTCAAGCAAACAACAATCCAAGGTCAAAG TGGGGAGTTTTACAAGGTGCAGTTACCCTCCAGTCTGGGCGTGGGCGCTAAGCTGCGGGTGAAGGTGGAGACTGTCCTGAGCCACATCCTGAGGCCCTTCCCCACACACATTACCCAGGCTGAGCGTCAGCTGGTGGTGTTCCAGGGTAACCACTACCTGTACTCCCCCTACCCCACCCGCAGCCAGACCACCCGCGTCCGCCTCGCCTCTAAGACTGTGGAGAGCTACACCAAGCTGGGCAACCCCAGCAAGAGCGATGAAGCTATTGAGTATGGCCCCTTCCGTGATGTCGCCCCTTTCAGCGAG gATGCCATGAAGGTCCATTATGAGAACAACACACCCTTCCTCACRATTAGCAGCATCACCCGCATCATCGAAGTCTCCCATTGGGGAAACATTGCTGTGGAAGAGACCATTGACATGAGGCACACAGGTGCATTCCTGAAAGGGCCTTTCTCCCGTTATGACTACCAGCGTCAGTCTGACAGTGGCATCTCATCAGTCAAATCCTTTAAG ACCATCCTTCCTGCCTCAGCCCAGGATGTGTACTACCGGGATGAGATCGGCAACATATCCACCTCCCACCTACAGATTCTGGAAGAATCTGTGGAGGTGGAGGTTCGGCCCCGCTTCCCTCTGTTTGGTGGCTGGAAGACCCACTACATTATCGGCTACAATCTGCCCAGCTATGAGTACCTCTACACTCTGG GGGATCAGTATGCTCTGAAGATGAGGCTGGTTGACCATGTATATGATGACCAAGTCATCGACTCCCTCACTGTTAAACTCATARTGCCAGAAGGCGCCAG GAACATCCATGTGGAAACCCCCTACCCCATTGACCGCATTCCAGACCAGCTGCACTACACCTACCTGGACACCTTTGGTCGTCCCGTGCTGGTGGCTTCTAAGAACAATCTGGTGGAGCAGCACATCCAGGATGTAGTG GTGCATTATACCTTCAATAAGATCCTGATGCTGCAGGAGCCTCTATTGGTGGTGGGGGCCTTCTARATCCTCTTCTTCACAGTCATCATCTATGTGCGCCTGGACTTCTCCATCACTAAG GACCCTGCTGCAGAGGTTCGTATGAAGGTGGCCTCCATCACAGAGCAGGTCCTGACTCTGGTCAACAAGCGTTTAGGGCTGTACCGCCACATGGACGAGGTGGTGAATCGCTATAAGCAATCCCGAGACACGGGGGCCCTGAACAGCGGCCGCAAGACCCTGGAGGCCGACCACCGCACCCTCACCAACGACATCAGCTCCCTGCAGGCCCGCCTCAAAACAGAGGGCTCCGACCTCGCAGATAAG gtgggTGAGGTGCAGAAGCTGGACGGCCAGGTGAAGGACCTGGTGGGTCGCTCCTGTCAGGAGGCTGAGCGCCTGGTGGCAGGCAAGGTGAAGAAGGAGGCCTACATCGACAARGAGAAGACCCTAGCTAGCAAGAGACTGGAGCTGGTGACGCGCATCGACAGTCTGCTGGACACCCTGTAA